The Toxorhynchites rutilus septentrionalis strain SRP chromosome 1, ASM2978413v1, whole genome shotgun sequence genome contains the following window.
ATTCAGAAAAATAGGGAAAAAGGCGAAAGGCCATGCTGGTTGAACAGAAGAGAACAAACGCAAGTTGTGTTTAATAACGTTTGTGTATCTCTCTGAATTTCACGTTGCCGACTTATACTTTCTGCAATCTGAAAGTTAAGCTAGAATTCACAAGCAATCTAATCAAGCTCAGACATTTCAATCGATGAATCATTGCAAAAAGTACATAACACTGATAAAACTGATCGCCGTAAACAAGAATCAAACCGCTTCGGCTAAAGGTCGTGTCGCTTGGTTGCGAAACTAGTGAACGAAACTGGTTCCTTTTCAAGCGAAATCGGATAGCTTCCGGTCGAACCCTTCTGGTTTATTGCAATAATACGCAACCAAGGCGCAAAGTGTGAGCGATACGGAACACAATTTTTACGGTATGGAAGCAGCAATTGTTCCGACTGGGGAATTCTGGATATGAATGAACGACGAATCAGTGACAAATATGGCAAGGCTGGGTTAAAGGAGCTATAAGTTTGATTTATTGTAACGGGTTTCACACTCAGGATCGAAAGAAATACACTACACGTTCGATTTTTGCAACATGAGTTTATTGTGATTAAATTATCAAATCTTAAACAAGATTAAATTATCAAATCTTAAACAAGCCTTAAAGATGAACAGACGTCTCTGGGACAACTTTAGTACTGTATAAATGAATACCATTAACTGGGTCACAGCATCTAAACGCATCACAATTAGCCTTGTGGACTGGACGCGGTTAACGGCAGCATTATCATTATTCATTTCTCAGCATTAACTAAACCGAGCCATCCATAAATGTTCTGTGTGCACTTGTTTTTCTTTCCCATGCATCCGTCCATCATAGCGTAGCATTGGGCTCACCATTTGTAAGTGTAATGTCAACACACCCCACTTATAGGGACCTCAGCCATGGCCTACTTCAAGTGCATTATCGCCATCCTCCATATGTTCACCCATCAGTGTTGTCTCGACATCGACATCGATCTTGTACATAACGTTCTCGTAGCCGTAACTGTAAGGACTAACGAACTGATCGACACGTTTCAACATGCACTCAGTCAGGCGAGCGTCGGCGTGCAACTCTACAATGCGGTACTCATTCTGATCGATCTGCTGGTCTTTTTCGCCAAGTCAACGTACAACATTATCATGGCCATCGTTCATCTGGTTGTGCCCCCAGAGGCGGAAGATGTCAGCCAAGATATCGTGCTTATCACGGGGGCCGGTCACGGCATGGGCAAGTATCTCTCGCTGCAGTATGCCGCACTTGGTTCCACCGTTGTTTGTGTGGACATAAATGAGAAAACAAACACGGAAACTGTTGGCGAGATCAAGAAGTCTGGCGGGACCGCATTTGGATTTGTGTAAGAATTCTCCTTTAAATTCGGATGTGAATGAATGAAGTCCAGTCAATCTGTTGGTTTCCGAACTTTAGCTGTGATGTCACCGACCGGCAGCAAGTTGTAGATGTAACCGCCAAAATCAAGACGCAGGTTGGCGTGGTTACGATCTTGGTGAACAATGCTGGCATTATGCCAACGCACTCACTCCTCCAGCAGACTGATGCCGAGATAAGGAAAACATTCGATATTAATGTGATGGCACATTTCTGGGTAAAGATACATTGAAAATTGAAGCAAGCCAACACTAAAGTGTATAACTGATTCAAACATATTTCAGCTCATCCAAGCACTGCTCCCGGATATGATCGAGGGCAACCGTGGTCATATCGTTGCCCTGTCATCGGTCGCCGGTTTGGTTGGGTTCAAGAACCTCGTGCCGTACTGCGGCACGAAGTTTGCCGTGCGCGGGATTATGGAGGCACTGTCCGAGGAAATACGTGCCGATTCGCGCAAACCGAACGTAAAGTTCACCAGTATCTATCCGTACATGGTCGATACGGGACTATGCAAGCGGCCCCACACTCGTTTCCCGAAACTGATGAAAATGCTCAAGCCAGAGGATGCGGCGGCGGCCATTATCGACGCACAGCGTCGGGGTGTGACGGAAACTTCGATCCCGAAGTATTTGCTCTATTTGAACTGCTTCATGCGGAACTTCCCGCTGAAGAATGGCCAAATGCTGGGGGACCTCTTGGACACCGGGCTGGATTCCGATCTGTAGATGAACGTTTGGGGATTCGTTATCCCAGAGGCATTGTTTTTCCTTTGCGTTTGTTGCAAATGGTTTTTGGtgagcaataaaaaagaaaatacttgttttttttttaaaccttgTACACACAGATATGGTGTGCATATAATGAAGGCCCATTAATtctagaaaaagaaaaaaaaacctcgcaCGTTAATAACCCTCCGCATTGTGAAGGTTGTAATTATAGACGTCATCTCTCTTACAATGAAATACTGTGGCTTTCCTTGAGAACGGGGGATTTTTGCTAGGTACAGAGAACAAAACTGATTGTTCGATTTGAGCCACAAATTCACCTGTAAGTGCTAAATTGGTACAATGTGAGATATTCGAGTTTGACGTTGAAGATGACGGTGGCGAAGTAACATTGGAGATCGTAGCGAGATATACAATTTCATGTAAAATTCTGCTTGAATCATCCTAGAAGCTCAAATGTTCGAACAAAATACGATGGAATTATGTTCTGCAGCTCAATCGACTTGGAAAAAATGTGCGCTTCAATCAACTTCAAAgataatttgaatttaaattttttgatcaATTCTTTTTCATTTGGCTATATTTTATTACCAACCCAGGAGTATATGAACTCTGCCGCGATATAATCAACTCAATATAAAGTATTCAATGAAACGTTAAGCAAGTTTTAACAGTAAATACTCTGACGATTCGTGTATTACAAACCATTACAAACTAGAAAAGAAAACAACTAATTTgttgttttaatgaaaaaatacaattttttgaggAGGTTATGATTTGCGcttggtatttccgaggaggtaTCAATTCCTCCTCTGAGCGTTAAAAACTATTTTGCGGCTCAATGAAGGGGTTTGGTAATTATTTATTAGAAAGATAGAATGTCTTAGAGATATATGTTTGTAACTTATTGATggtcaacggtagtcctacgtccaccttgcggttatattacagatataacccacttttagtttttccgtttttctaaGCAGAATTAGATCTCAAACACACCCAAAAACGACATTGCCAAAGAAATTATGCGAATTTCATACTATGCAGCACTTctcgcagaacggcaacagaaaatccaaaaCGATTGTGTTAGTGACAACCATAGCAATCGCAGTGGAGCGAATTTTTACCTTCATTGTTctaccgaagaacacagctctcactgcTGGAAAAACTTCTTCCCATTCGGTTTGCAATGTGTTGTACTTTGTGGCCACTTTTAACCCAGAAACAATGTACGAATTCGCAAAAATTGATTGATCGATCGGAATGTCTCCAACCACCAATTTGTCCAAAAGACctcctaaattcacacaagatctGAACAAATTATGAAGATCAATTTGCTTttcattatttcggatattatttcagaatgcatcgaaatattGCATTGAATTGTGTTGTACACTGTATGTTGTATTGCTCTGTGTATTGTACTCACAAAGCCAAAACCATTCTACAATGTTTCACTTTTGAAAAATCgataaaattcaattcaaagcattatctatctatatatatatatatatatatatatatatatatatatatatatatatatatatatatatatatatatatatatatatatatatatatatataaatggagtgatgtctgtctgattcttatggactcagaaactactgaaccgatcgacatgacaattggtatgtaggggtttttggggtcggggaaggttcttatgataggttgagacccctccccctctctaaggggggctaccatacaaatgaaacacaaatttctgcattactaagaaattaatcaaacaaatgaaaccaaattaggcatatggaggttttagggtgcaataaatgtttctatggtggttagacaccccttcttcttcttcaatggcactaacgttcctagaggaacttcgccgtctcaacgtagtattacttgcgtcatttttattagtacttagttgagatttctatgccaaataacacgccttgaatgcattctgagtggcaagctctagaatacgcgtgatcacagtgcaagtcggaggaaatttctttgacgaaaaattcccccgaccagaacgggaatcgaacccgaacacccggcatgttagttatgacgctaaccactcggccacgggagcaccaccCCAACCACCTCTTTAAGGTGGGGGAGGGAGAGGCTGCCATAcatattaaacacaaatttctgtataactcgagaattaatcaagcaaataaaaccaaaataggcatatggaggttttagggagcacgaaACGTTTATATGGTGAATCAACACTTCTCCTCCCTCTATGAGGGGGGACTGGGGGTTGGTTGGTCTGCCTTAcggatgaaacacaaatttctgcattactcgagaattaatcaagcaaatgaatccaaatttggcatgtagaagttttagggtgcaatcaatgtttttacggtggttagacactccacctccctctttaagggggagctgccatacaaatggaacacaaatttctgcataactcgaaaactaatcaagcaaatggagccgaattcaacatgtgaaggttctagggggcacgaaacgttcctatggtagatagacactcctcccctctctctgaaggagagggggctgccatagaaatgaaacataaatttctgcataactcgagaactatcgagcaaatggaaccaactttggcatatggaggttttagggagcaataaatgtttttatgatggtttaacactcctttctcctttctaaagaggaggaggggagggtgctggaaaactcgagaactaatggaattaaacttagcatatagaggttttagggatcgagaaacgtttctatggtggttcgacgctcctcccttctctctaaagggaggctaccatacaaatgaagcacaaatttctgcacacctcgaaaactaatcaatcaaatggagccaaattcggcatttgaaggtttttgaatatgataaATGAtggtatgatggtatgacacccctcccttctctgaaatggagaaggggtcccgtaaaaataatacacatatttctaccaaacatgacaattgaatttttttaatgtgataaaacgcactcctatatcttcttgtatctatataaataaaaatggatcaccgaatgtgttgataagagcaaaactcgagtaaggaattgtccgatttagggctgtcattATTCTATCATcttttctgtatcgaacatttattccatgtaacggataaacatgttatttgcaagtggttgagaaatcttgaacaagaattgtgtctgaaaataatctgatattataatgacgagttttgttagaagtactaggaattttatagttgtaaaattttaaagggtagagtagaaaatcgatcaatgaacagttctgcgattggacctataaaggtgcgcttagtaaaaacaTGTGAGCTGTCAGCTAGTGTACTTATATAATTATCGCAAATAATATTTCGTTAAAACGTCGAAGGAACATAAGTGTCTTTGACTGGAATCTAGTTTGCGTACATCGTTTTCTTTATTCCTTTCCTAGATGAACACAATGGATCATTGGGCTCAACAATGTTCTTAGAAAGACTCGAGCTTGAACTTGAAGATGGGTAAACTGTACAATTTGTAGTTACTCTCCATTGTAGATCTGATACAGCGAGATCTCATAAAGGATAAACTACATAACGCTTAGGAATAATAATCCATTCTCATTATGCAAGTTCCCAGGGAAGAGTGATCTTTGGGTTAAAGTTCCTTAAAAAATAAGAGCAGAACATTATACAAATTCCGTTGATTCGATTTCAAAATGACCACGTCTTTACAATTACTTGGAAGATCGGAGAAATGTTAATATGGTATGTTCTTAAAGAGATCACCTCTATAGCGTGGATAAGTGGGTAAGAaaacaggattcactgtggtaagtcaTTTGATTACGATGCATTttataggggttttgcaaaaaaactgcagtacaaaccacccgtactataaattaataaaaagtatagtataaacagtataatattatggttatgattttattatttttcttcatatcctatagttatatttaggtgcctattctatcaaataccttctaaaaatcctactcaattcgagcgaggaatgtgtcacccatatctgggtgacggggcatCGAAAGTGTTAAGCCGACTTTTTACTCGTCACTTGAGGACATCCCAGAGccttttgcaagtagtgaaatgtaacaTTGTAACACTGCATTGAACCAAGGAGTAGTGTAAATCAATATCAATTTATATGAGTCCATGTTGCTCTTAGCTTAACGCCGAATGGGTTGAATGTACCAATCCCAACCCAATCCCAATCCAATGTTAGCATTAATTTTCCTTCTGCTGTTTGTTCAAAATGCTATGAATTTGTCGAAAGTTCCTCTGATGTCACTAGCATATAAGAAACATCCGTAAGAAAATTTGATTCCGACCTGGGCAGACATCTAATTTTTCTATGTTGAACGAACGACTTTCACTTTGTGTGAATATTAGCGTTACTTAACATAAGGGAGAGTGGGGTTTGTCTTGtgttactttttgttacatatGAGGGGAGGGGGTCAAAAAAtggcatttttagcgttacgtaatttgtgcacgacgccttacatGAAGCGAAGAAACATTCATTCATTCGGGTAGTTCATATTGAAATGGATGTTTAATTGAAACGTTCGCATCGAAACAAATAAGAACAATGAGGTGAATGATTATGCATTAGTCAGCTGCCAATACCGGTGTTGTAGTGGTAAGCGTGACTGCTATGTCCGCATTCGAGACCAGACAAGAGGAGGTTATGGTATGTGATGAGCTTGGTTATGTATTCCCTCAACCACTGCTGGTTACTCGCCGCGAGACATTTTGGGATAAATGCAATAAATAATGAGTCTTCTCTTCATTACTTTCCGTTTAACAATTGTCCATAATATTATATCAACATATTGATGACCATATGAAAACACTGAGCGTCAGTTAGTAGACCTTCCTATGGATTTCCCGTAGTTCGTTCCTATGAACACCGAAAATTCCATCGCACCcaataatttgaaatatttataaCAACCCTAAATGCCTTCTTGCAGGCAAAATGCGGGCACCAAAATCTACAACCTGATCATCCTGATCGTTGACATCCTGGTGATGCTAACGCGATGGATCTACTACACGCTGGAATCATTCTACCTGCTGGCGGTCCCTCCCAAACCGGAAGATGTCGGCAAGGACATCGTGCTGGTAACCGGCGCCGGTCACGGAATCGGTCGCTGTCTGGCCCAGCAATACGCTCAGCTAGGAGCAACAGTGATCTGTTTGGACATCAACGACAAGATGAACAACGAAACGGTGGCCAGCATTAAGCAGCAACAGGGGAACGCTTTTGGATATGTGTAAGTATTTGGCGGTTCTATTGGGTTGACAACACTAATTATCAACTACCTTGTTTTTCTGCAGCTGTGATGTTACGAATCGGGAACAGATTATTGCCACAGCAAAAACCATCAAGGAACAGGTCGGCATCGTCACGATTCTGATAAACAACGCAGGAATCATGCCAACGCATTCGCTTCCGCAACAGACCGAGGCTGAGATTAGGAAGACTTTCGAAATCAACGTTCTAGCTCATTTCTGGGTAAGCGTTGCCATGAGGTTGCCTGCCTAATTTAACCACTAACACCGAGCGATTCTCTCTTGCAGATACTTCAAACATATCTCCCGGATATGATTCAGAAGAATCGAGGCGCTATTGTGGCACTATCATCAGTGGCAGGTCTGATTGGTCTCAACAATCTCGTACCATACTGCGGCAGCAAGTGGGCCGTTCGAGGAATTATGGAAGCAACGTATGAAGAA
Protein-coding sequences here:
- the LOC129772814 gene encoding short-chain dehydrogenase/reductase family 16C member 6 isoform X1; the protein is MNMLQDDNIDNAISVFRSERQFLEDPQVRLPPRPTKQAPPTEQIETRSKRQNAGTKIYNLIILIVDILVMLTRWIYYTLESFYLLAVPPKPEDVGKDIVLVTGAGHGIGRCLAQQYAQLGATVICLDINDKMNNETVASIKQQQGNAFGYVCDVTNREQIIATAKTIKEQVGIVTILINNAGIMPTHSLPQQTEAEIRKTFEINVLAHFWILQTYLPDMIQKNRGAIVALSSVAGLIGLNNLVPYCGSKWAVRGIMEATYEELRQDPRKPNIKLTSVYPYMVDTGLCKKPRMRFPNVMRLVKPEEAAAAIIDAQRRGLAEVSIPKYLMYLNAFVRVFPLKAGNLLRDFLDSGVESDL
- the LOC129772814 gene encoding short-chain dehydrogenase/reductase family 16C member 6 isoform X2, with amino-acid sequence MPQEEQNAGTKIYNLIILIVDILVMLTRWIYYTLESFYLLAVPPKPEDVGKDIVLVTGAGHGIGRCLAQQYAQLGATVICLDINDKMNNETVASIKQQQGNAFGYVCDVTNREQIIATAKTIKEQVGIVTILINNAGIMPTHSLPQQTEAEIRKTFEINVLAHFWILQTYLPDMIQKNRGAIVALSSVAGLIGLNNLVPYCGSKWAVRGIMEATYEELRQDPRKPNIKLTSVYPYMVDTGLCKKPRMRFPNVMRLVKPEEAAAAIIDAQRRGLAEVSIPKYLMYLNAFVRVFPLKAGNLLRDFLDSGVESDL
- the LOC129772814 gene encoding short-chain dehydrogenase/reductase family 16C member 6 isoform X3, translating into MLTRWIYYTLESFYLLAVPPKPEDVGKDIVLVTGAGHGIGRCLAQQYAQLGATVICLDINDKMNNETVASIKQQQGNAFGYVCDVTNREQIIATAKTIKEQVGIVTILINNAGIMPTHSLPQQTEAEIRKTFEINVLAHFWILQTYLPDMIQKNRGAIVALSSVAGLIGLNNLVPYCGSKWAVRGIMEATYEELRQDPRKPNIKLTSVYPYMVDTGLCKKPRMRFPNVMRLVKPEEAAAAIIDAQRRGLAEVSIPKYLMYLNAFVRVFPLKAGNLLRDFLDSGVESDL